From Haloarcula hispanica ATCC 33960, the proteins below share one genomic window:
- a CDS encoding ring-cleaving dioxygenase produces the protein MTEATPTPGIHHVTCIASDPQQNMDFWVETLGLRLVKRSINQDDPSTYHFFFADAAGNPGTSMTFFPWEDHAQGKVGSGQVSRTAFRVPEGSLDYWEDRFDEYGVDYDDRVERFGETVLPFRDPDGLPVELVEVGIPDDDPTEPWTEFVPEDAAIRGFHSVTLWLADPEPTEDLLQKMGFEEVGTEQAQGDTPGDERTRYAATGSVGKYVDVLPTIEGGRQGHGTVHHVAFQTPTDEDQQSMREAVRGAGLRPTSQIDRHWFRSVYFREFGGVLFELATSGPGYDSDEPLDDLGGRLVLPGKFEGRREEIEAGLTEVTIPRPAAAEADD, from the coding sequence ATGACCGAAGCCACCCCTACACCGGGCATCCATCACGTCACATGCATCGCGAGCGATCCCCAGCAGAACATGGACTTCTGGGTCGAAACGCTCGGGCTCAGGCTCGTCAAGCGCTCGATCAACCAGGACGACCCCAGTACGTACCACTTCTTCTTCGCCGACGCCGCGGGGAACCCCGGGACGAGCATGACGTTCTTCCCGTGGGAGGACCACGCACAGGGGAAGGTCGGCTCTGGACAGGTCTCACGCACCGCGTTCCGCGTTCCCGAGGGAAGCCTCGACTACTGGGAGGACCGCTTCGACGAGTACGGCGTCGACTACGACGACCGTGTCGAGCGGTTCGGCGAGACCGTCCTCCCGTTTCGCGACCCGGACGGGCTCCCGGTCGAACTGGTCGAAGTCGGGATTCCCGACGACGACCCGACCGAGCCGTGGACGGAGTTCGTTCCCGAAGACGCCGCCATCCGTGGCTTCCACTCGGTGACGCTCTGGCTCGCTGACCCCGAACCGACGGAGGACCTGCTCCAGAAGATGGGCTTCGAGGAAGTCGGCACCGAGCAGGCACAGGGCGATACGCCCGGCGACGAGCGGACCCGCTACGCCGCGACGGGGTCTGTCGGGAAGTACGTCGACGTGTTGCCGACTATCGAGGGCGGCCGGCAGGGCCACGGCACGGTCCACCACGTCGCCTTCCAGACGCCAACCGACGAGGACCAGCAGTCGATGCGTGAGGCCGTTCGCGGTGCGGGACTGCGCCCCACATCACAGATCGACCGCCACTGGTTCCGGTCGGTCTACTTCCGGGAGTTCGGCGGCGTGCTGTTTGAACTCGCCACGAGCGGCCCCGGGTACGACAGCGACGAACCGCTTGACGACCTCGGTGGCCGGCTGGTGCTGCCCGGGAAGTTCGAGGGCAGACGCGAGGAAATCGAAGCGGGGCTCACGGAGGTGACGATTCCCCGGCCAGCGGCCGCCGAAGCCGACGACTAA